In the Campylobacter showae genome, one interval contains:
- a CDS encoding tetratricopeptide repeat protein: MLKKIVCAAFLASAAFAAVPAFEEASAELAQNNYDNALKLFEKSCYEEKNIVGCYAAGFININAYSQNSSEAKGFEQFSKACDAGDMDGCKSLGDIYENGQAGQETDYKKAMKFHEKACEGKVGAACARVAGYYDYNSGGTEQNLAKASKFYETACKYEDASGCHALADMYESGEGVKKDETKAMDFYGLACDYGSRGACADFRKLYKNKK; this comes from the coding sequence ATGCTAAAGAAAATTGTTTGTGCCGCTTTTTTGGCGTCCGCGGCTTTTGCCGCCGTGCCTGCTTTCGAGGAGGCGAGCGCGGAGCTAGCTCAAAACAACTACGACAATGCCTTAAAGCTCTTTGAGAAGTCTTGCTACGAGGAGAAAAATATCGTAGGTTGCTATGCCGCGGGCTTTATAAACATTAACGCCTATTCGCAAAACTCTAGCGAGGCAAAAGGCTTCGAGCAGTTTTCAAAAGCTTGCGATGCTGGCGATATGGACGGTTGCAAATCTCTGGGCGACATCTACGAAAACGGACAGGCCGGGCAGGAAACCGACTATAAAAAAGCGATGAAATTTCACGAAAAAGCTTGCGAGGGCAAAGTGGGCGCCGCGTGCGCGAGAGTGGCCGGATACTACGACTACAACAGCGGGGGCACCGAGCAAAATTTAGCCAAAGCGTCTAAATTTTACGAAACCGCATGCAAGTACGAGGACGCGAGCGGCTGCCACGCGCTAGCTGATATGTACGAAAGTGGCGAGGGCGTAAAAAAAGACGAGACGAAGGCGATGGATTTTTACGGGTTAGCTTGCGACTATGGCTCTAGGGGAGCTTGCGCCGATTTTAGAAAACTTTACAAAAACAAAAAATAA
- a CDS encoding tetratricopeptide repeat protein, with the protein MRKIILAAILAAAAFGGNFEQATKIYLKKSDFENGARLFEKSCNDDKNAAGCYMAAFLGEQGLSHDDDGGGEKTFALYKKACDMGDMDGCTAVAAVYEGTILWQISQIDYEKAAALYEKACEGGVGEACYRAAAHHSGEYGGAKDPQKVRKYYSLACDHKDSQGCYMLAQGYEKSEQDMKKAMDIYGVSCDYGYTEGCVKFRELVKKAK; encoded by the coding sequence TTGAGAAAGATTATTTTAGCTGCGATCTTGGCGGCGGCGGCTTTTGGCGGAAACTTTGAACAAGCCACGAAAATTTATCTAAAAAAATCGGACTTCGAAAACGGCGCGCGACTGTTTGAAAAATCTTGCAACGACGATAAAAATGCCGCGGGTTGCTATATGGCGGCGTTTTTGGGCGAGCAGGGTCTCTCGCATGACGACGATGGCGGCGGCGAAAAGACCTTTGCGCTATATAAAAAGGCCTGCGATATGGGCGACATGGACGGCTGCACGGCCGTAGCCGCGGTGTACGAGGGTACCATACTGTGGCAAATCTCTCAGATAGACTACGAAAAGGCGGCGGCGCTATATGAAAAGGCCTGCGAGGGCGGAGTCGGCGAGGCGTGCTATAGGGCGGCTGCTCATCACAGCGGCGAATACGGCGGCGCGAAAGACCCGCAAAAAGTCCGCAAATACTACTCGCTAGCCTGCGACCACAAAGACTCGCAAGGCTGCTATATGCTCGCGCAAGGATACGAAAAGAGCGAACAGGATATGAAAAAAGCGATGGATATTTACGGGGTCTCTTGCGATTACGGATATACGGAAGGCTGCGTTAAATTTAGAGAACTCGTTAAAAAGGCGAAGTAA
- a CDS encoding tetratricopeptide repeat protein: protein MFKKIYLVLILAGLAAAQTNFEIATKKYLQDMGDKNVPKLYEKSCRDDKNAVGCYIAAQLKAYQTYDLKDDEEYARINGEVFELYKSACDLGYAKACSMAGDFYDSTPSNDNFVVEQDDTEKSAEFYEKACESKDGEACLKIAKQHDNASKFADALKYYKLACEAREGEGCYNAADIYESGDGTPKNSAEAAKYYGLACENGLGRGCAKSKKFSK, encoded by the coding sequence ATGTTTAAGAAAATTTATCTCGTTTTGATTTTAGCCGGATTGGCGGCCGCGCAGACGAATTTTGAAATCGCTACTAAAAAATACCTACAAGATATGGGCGATAAAAACGTACCCAAACTCTACGAAAAATCGTGCCGCGATGATAAAAACGCCGTAGGTTGCTACATAGCCGCGCAGCTAAAAGCCTATCAAACATACGACCTAAAAGACGATGAGGAGTATGCGCGAATAAACGGCGAAGTTTTCGAGCTTTATAAAAGCGCTTGCGATCTTGGCTACGCTAAAGCTTGCTCTATGGCGGGCGATTTTTATGACTCTACGCCGTCAAATGATAATTTTGTCGTAGAGCAGGACGACACGGAAAAATCAGCCGAATTTTACGAAAAAGCATGCGAGAGCAAAGACGGGGAAGCTTGCCTAAAGATAGCCAAACAGCACGACAACGCCTCGAAATTCGCCGATGCGCTAAAATACTATAAACTAGCCTGCGAGGCCAGAGAGGGCGAGGGCTGCTACAACGCGGCCGATATCTACGAGTCAGGCGACGGAACGCCTAAAAATAGCGCCGAAGCGGCGAAATATTACGGTCTTGCTTGCGAAAACGGCCTTGGTCGCGGCTGCGCCAAATCTAAAAAATTTAGCAAATAG